In a single window of the Pseudomonas sp. B21-015 genome:
- a CDS encoding DUF3613 domain-containing protein produces MNTKRLLIVCMACLSTSAWAIEPGPSSAPQKGTEQWMQLQIRGVVASPILQTASATERDLAMQRWLNSFLYPIPEFFDQDVGGDATSSSN; encoded by the coding sequence ATGAATACCAAAAGGCTGTTGATTGTGTGCATGGCTTGCCTGTCCACCAGTGCCTGGGCTATTGAGCCGGGTCCCTCCTCGGCGCCGCAAAAAGGCACCGAACAGTGGATGCAGCTACAGATTCGTGGTGTGGTTGCCTCCCCTATACTGCAAACCGCTTCGGCCACCGAACGTGACCTGGCCATGCAGCGTTGGCTGAACAGCTTCCTATACCCGATTCCAGAGTTTTTTGATCAGGATGTAGGCGGCGACGCCACCAGCAGCAGCAACTAA
- a CDS encoding tetratricopeptide repeat protein, which yields MKAVIAIAATLMLTGCATNGLSSRPAECAKPGSDQELALNLADNMVNEGRLYASLANLEGLPDSLVQVRLRKARVLRLMGRKDAEPLYQSLLGTCLAADGEHGLGQLAAAKNDYATATTHLERAVKMAPTDDRMRNDLGVVYLNQRRIPEARFEFMTAMELKQSDSLAALNMVTLLIYQDNWKAAAELANRASLSPQQVAEAQNRAEKLKASAKKAVASEGNRKTEAVVDASAGAAIK from the coding sequence ATGAAAGCAGTCATTGCAATAGCAGCGACATTAATGCTCACAGGTTGTGCAACTAATGGCCTGTCTTCGCGACCGGCTGAGTGTGCCAAGCCCGGTTCGGATCAAGAGTTGGCCTTGAACCTGGCCGACAACATGGTCAACGAAGGCCGTTTGTATGCCAGCCTGGCGAATCTGGAAGGTTTGCCCGACAGCCTGGTCCAGGTTCGCCTGCGCAAGGCTCGGGTACTGCGCTTGATGGGACGTAAAGACGCGGAGCCGTTGTATCAAAGCTTGCTCGGCACCTGCCTGGCCGCTGACGGGGAACATGGTCTGGGCCAGTTGGCCGCGGCCAAAAATGATTACGCCACTGCTACCACTCACCTTGAGCGTGCAGTGAAGATGGCCCCCACCGACGACAGGATGCGCAACGACCTGGGGGTGGTCTACCTCAATCAGCGACGGATCCCTGAGGCACGCTTCGAGTTCATGACGGCCATGGAGCTCAAGCAGTCAGATTCACTGGCGGCACTCAATATGGTGACGCTGCTGATCTATCAGGATAACTGGAAGGCGGCTGCCGAACTCGCGAACCGCGCCAGCTTGAGCCCCCAACAAGTCGCAGAGGCTCAAAACCGCGCGGAAAAACTCAAGGCCTCTGCCAAAAAAGCGGTGGCTTCGGAGGGGAATCGCAAGACTGAGGCAGTCGTCGATGCCTCAGCCGGCGCTGCGATCAAGTAG
- a CDS encoding type II and III secretion system protein family protein: protein MSYRTVPAFKRVIHGLFWIGLSVDAAQAAPANCSQMDSLPTTFEVGQGLQNELRTPVPVTQLAVGDPKIADVQPSGNNTNAFILTGLTPGATSLMVWTACSKTPRQSMVFVKGRATAALTSVSTGPSEDPLLPSQVQTDIRFVEVSRTKLKEASASIFGTRGNFLFGSPRTLPTIGGIVTPSVPVDNGTFNLNFATGNTLVAINALEGSGFAYTLARPSLVALSGQSASFLAGGEVPIPVPSSGSDNVSIEYKEFGIRLTLTPTIVGKNRIALKVAPEVSELDFTNAVSIAGTIVPALTIRRTDTSISLADGESFVISGLISTRNNSQVNKFPGLGDIPILGAFFRDNSINREERELLMIVTPHLVQPLAANAQLPSLPGEQLRNYDPNFYRMFFLENGDFDSRSGLSQ, encoded by the coding sequence ATGAGCTATCGTACCGTGCCCGCTTTCAAGCGAGTTATCCATGGCCTGTTCTGGATAGGCCTCAGCGTGGATGCGGCTCAGGCCGCGCCGGCAAATTGTTCGCAAATGGACAGTTTGCCGACAACGTTCGAGGTCGGTCAGGGGCTTCAGAATGAACTGCGCACCCCTGTTCCAGTGACGCAGCTGGCGGTGGGCGACCCGAAAATTGCCGACGTGCAACCCAGCGGCAACAACACCAACGCCTTCATACTCACCGGTCTGACACCGGGAGCCACCAGCCTGATGGTCTGGACCGCCTGTTCGAAAACGCCGCGCCAAAGCATGGTGTTCGTCAAGGGCCGGGCCACTGCGGCGCTGACCAGCGTGTCGACGGGGCCTTCCGAAGACCCGCTGCTGCCAAGCCAGGTGCAGACCGATATCCGCTTCGTTGAAGTCAGCCGGACCAAACTCAAGGAAGCCTCAGCGTCTATTTTCGGCACTCGCGGCAACTTCCTGTTCGGCTCGCCGAGAACCTTGCCCACCATCGGCGGCATTGTCACGCCGTCGGTGCCGGTGGACAACGGCACGTTCAACCTCAATTTTGCGACGGGCAATACCCTGGTGGCGATCAACGCGCTGGAAGGCAGCGGTTTCGCCTATACCCTGGCGCGGCCAAGCCTGGTGGCGCTCAGCGGGCAGAGTGCGAGCTTCCTGGCCGGCGGTGAAGTACCGATTCCGGTGCCCAGTTCAGGCAGCGATAACGTGTCCATCGAGTACAAGGAATTCGGTATCCGCCTGACCCTGACGCCAACCATCGTCGGGAAAAACCGTATCGCGCTGAAGGTGGCGCCGGAAGTCAGTGAACTGGACTTCACCAACGCTGTGAGCATCGCCGGCACCATAGTCCCGGCGCTGACCATACGCCGTACCGACACCAGCATCTCCCTGGCCGACGGCGAAAGCTTCGTCATCAGCGGCCTGATCAGCACCCGCAACAATTCCCAGGTGAACAAGTTTCCGGGGCTGGGCGATATCCCGATTCTGGGCGCGTTCTTCCGTGATAACTCCATCAACCGTGAAGAGCGCGAACTGCTGATGATCGTCACCCCACATCTGGTCCAGCCCTTGGCTGCCAATGCACAACTACCGTCATTGCCTGGCGAGCAGCTGCGTAATTACGACCCGAACTTCTACCGTATGTTCTTCCTCGAAAATGGCGATTTCGACAGTCGTTCCGGGCTCTCGCAATGA
- a CDS encoding MATE family efflux transporter, translating to MSHDLPPRSFVQETRSTAVLVLPLVMGHVSTGLIAFVDNIIAGQHGTDTLAAVTVGTALLWLPMLVPIGTLIALTAYVARLHGAGQYEQVGPVFRQAIWLALGLGLIMFVFLSVVPTLLGVAGIAEEIIPGAQAFLHAVRWGSPALTVFFCMRYLCEGMHWMRPTMLFGFGGLLVLAPLGYVLTNGKLGFPELGAQGLGIASAIMMWLQALVFALYLWRTPRMAHLQLFACFELPNRAAIGDLLRVGLPIGISILMQGSLFIVTSLLIGRLGAASLAAHQIAINVAQLCFMIPVAVAEATTVRVGHALGRGDRHGVRRAAWAGYVLVAFTQTLSTLALLLGHEAIAGLYSRDLAVTALASTLLLYAAALQFPDGLQMLSAGALRGLQDTRVPMMLAIFSYWGIGLPLGVSLGFGLGWGPQGVWLGLITALTVATLLMGWRFIHRSKTNLDQGVP from the coding sequence ATGTCTCACGATTTGCCGCCACGTTCGTTCGTTCAGGAAACCCGCTCCACCGCTGTTCTGGTTCTGCCGTTGGTGATGGGGCATGTGTCGACCGGATTGATTGCCTTCGTGGATAACATCATTGCCGGCCAACATGGAACCGATACGCTGGCAGCGGTCACCGTCGGCACTGCGTTGTTGTGGTTGCCGATGCTGGTGCCGATTGGCACGTTGATCGCCTTGACTGCTTACGTGGCCCGTTTGCACGGGGCCGGTCAATACGAGCAGGTCGGCCCCGTATTTCGCCAGGCAATCTGGCTGGCGCTTGGACTTGGCTTGATCATGTTCGTATTCCTCAGCGTAGTACCGACGTTGCTTGGCGTTGCGGGCATTGCAGAGGAGATCATTCCGGGGGCACAGGCATTTTTGCATGCGGTCCGCTGGGGCAGCCCGGCGCTGACAGTGTTCTTTTGCATGCGTTATCTATGCGAGGGCATGCACTGGATGCGGCCTACCATGCTCTTCGGGTTTGGTGGCCTGCTGGTGCTGGCTCCGTTGGGCTATGTCTTGACCAACGGCAAGCTGGGCTTTCCCGAACTCGGTGCACAGGGGCTGGGTATCGCTTCGGCGATTATGATGTGGCTGCAGGCGCTGGTTTTTGCGCTCTATCTTTGGCGAACGCCCCGCATGGCACATTTGCAATTGTTCGCTTGCTTCGAGCTGCCGAATCGGGCCGCTATCGGCGATTTGCTGAGAGTTGGGCTGCCGATCGGAATCTCGATTCTGATGCAGGGCAGCCTGTTCATTGTCACCTCCTTGCTTATCGGGCGCCTGGGCGCGGCTTCCCTGGCTGCACATCAGATAGCGATCAATGTGGCGCAGTTGTGTTTCATGATCCCGGTTGCCGTAGCGGAAGCAACCACCGTGCGTGTCGGTCATGCCTTGGGTCGTGGTGATCGGCATGGAGTAAGGCGAGCTGCATGGGCGGGGTATGTTCTGGTCGCATTCACTCAAACGTTGTCGACCTTGGCGCTACTGTTGGGACACGAAGCGATAGCCGGTCTTTACAGTCGGGACCTGGCCGTGACGGCGTTGGCCTCGACACTGCTTTTGTACGCCGCCGCACTGCAATTTCCCGATGGTTTGCAGATGCTTTCGGCAGGGGCGTTACGCGGTTTGCAAGATACCCGCGTGCCCATGATGCTGGCGATATTTTCCTACTGGGGGATCGGGCTGCCGCTGGGTGTCAGTTTGGGGTTTGGCCTGGGCTGGGGGCCACAGGGTGTATGGCTGGGGTTGATCACGGCGTTGACGGTTGCCACTCTGTTGATGGGTTGGCGCTTTATTCACAGGAGCAAGACCAACCTGGATCAAGGCGTTCCTTGA
- a CDS encoding putative hydro-lyase, protein MNQSALSFEQLQQRAPQALRQHIAAGHYQGHTSGLAQGRVQANIVILPNDWANEFLRYCTLNRQACPLLDVTEPGDPFFRNLGTAIDIRHDVPRYRVYRHGELSEEPLDIEHLWQDDLVAFAIGCSFSFEQPLLDAGIALKHIDLGRNVAMYQTNIDTRPTARLSGKLVVSMRPMKAAAAIQAIQITARMPNVHGAPVHIGDPSLIGIHSLDAPDYGDAVPVEADEIPVFWACGVTPQSVVQASRPPLCITHAPGCMLVTDLWNSAL, encoded by the coding sequence ATGAATCAGTCAGCCCTGTCCTTTGAACAATTACAGCAGCGCGCCCCTCAGGCCCTGCGCCAACACATCGCCGCCGGACACTATCAGGGCCACACCAGCGGCCTGGCCCAGGGCCGGGTGCAAGCCAACATCGTGATTCTGCCCAACGATTGGGCGAATGAGTTCCTCCGGTATTGCACCCTCAATCGGCAGGCCTGCCCGTTGCTCGACGTTACCGAGCCTGGGGATCCGTTTTTTCGCAACCTCGGCACCGCCATCGATATTCGCCATGATGTGCCCCGATACAGAGTCTATCGCCATGGGGAACTGAGCGAAGAACCGCTGGATATCGAGCATCTTTGGCAGGACGACCTGGTGGCCTTCGCCATCGGCTGCTCGTTTTCCTTCGAACAACCCCTGCTGGACGCCGGCATTGCCCTCAAGCACATCGATCTGGGGCGCAATGTCGCCATGTACCAGACGAACATAGACACCCGCCCTACCGCTCGCCTGAGCGGCAAACTGGTGGTGAGCATGCGGCCGATGAAAGCCGCCGCCGCGATTCAGGCGATTCAGATCACCGCACGCATGCCCAACGTCCACGGCGCCCCCGTGCACATCGGTGACCCATCGCTGATCGGCATCCACTCGCTGGACGCACCGGATTACGGTGATGCCGTGCCAGTCGAAGCCGACGAAATTCCGGTGTTCTGGGCCTGTGGCGTGACGCCTCAATCGGTAGTACAAGCCTCGCGCCCGCCCTTGTGCATCACTCATGCTCCGGGCTGCATGCTGGTAACGGATTTGTGGAATAGCGCTTTGTAA
- a CDS encoding LysR family transcriptional regulator has product MNLKFLETFVWVARLQSFSLTAEKMFSTQAAISSRIASLEEELGLRLFVRDSRGVSLTLEGLKVLDYAEQMLEVQRALKHSLDNTNPQQGLVRIGVMDTVIHTWLSPLMSTLMQTFPAVEIEITADAARNLCEQLQKGYLDIVFQTDLIRHESVRNLELAHYPMHWIAASNSIYARPYASLADMASERIITFVKNSRPHQDVLNLLHAHGISTPRVSCVNSVSAMTRLIRDGFGIGALPAALVAKPLASGELIQLEPGTRLPQLDVVASWRTGVGLELIESIVDMSRQVVSQYAADVGPLRMVPAPGLNGRRSLE; this is encoded by the coding sequence ATGAACCTCAAATTCCTCGAAACCTTCGTCTGGGTCGCCCGCCTGCAAAGCTTCAGCCTCACCGCCGAGAAGATGTTCAGCACTCAGGCCGCTATCTCCAGCCGGATTGCCTCGCTGGAAGAAGAGTTGGGCCTGCGTTTGTTCGTGCGCGATTCGCGCGGGGTGTCGCTGACGCTCGAAGGTCTCAAGGTGCTCGACTACGCCGAGCAGATGCTTGAGGTCCAGAGAGCGTTGAAACACTCGCTGGACAACACCAATCCGCAACAGGGCCTGGTGCGCATCGGCGTGATGGATACGGTGATCCACACCTGGCTCAGCCCGTTGATGTCGACCTTGATGCAGACCTTCCCCGCCGTGGAAATCGAGATCACGGCCGACGCCGCACGCAATCTGTGCGAGCAGCTGCAAAAGGGCTATCTGGACATCGTTTTCCAGACGGACCTGATCCGCCACGAAAGTGTGCGCAACCTCGAACTGGCGCACTATCCCATGCACTGGATTGCCGCCAGCAATTCGATCTATGCCCGCCCCTATGCCTCACTGGCCGACATGGCCAGTGAGCGCATCATCACCTTCGTTAAAAACTCCCGGCCGCATCAGGACGTACTCAACCTGCTGCACGCCCATGGCATCAGTACGCCACGGGTCAGTTGCGTCAACTCGGTGTCGGCCATGACCCGGCTGATTCGTGACGGCTTCGGTATTGGTGCCTTGCCGGCCGCGCTGGTGGCCAAGCCCTTGGCCAGCGGCGAGCTGATTCAGCTGGAACCGGGCACCCGCTTGCCGCAACTGGATGTCGTGGCTTCGTGGCGCACCGGAGTCGGTCTGGAATTGATCGAGAGCATCGTCGACATGAGCCGCCAAGTGGTCTCCCAATATGCGGCGGATGTCGGCCCGCTTCGAATGGTTCCGGCACCCGGTCTCAACGGCCGACGGTCTCTTGAATAA
- a CDS encoding MFS transporter: MTDHVLSGSGRTGPFSWYGPLSKNEKRTFWSCKIGYALDGMDTQMLSFVIPTLIATWGISKGDAGMIGTCTLLASAAGGWIAGILSDRIGRVRTLQLTVLWFAFFTFLCGLAQNYEQLLVARTLMGFGFGGEWTAGAVLIGEVIRSQDRGKAVGMVQAGWALGWGLTALLYAGLFSFLPPEEAWRALFMIGLVPALFVLVVRRLVKESDTFEQACIERKAKPEKDSRWAFFEIFAPRMLSTTLRASLLTTGALGGYYAITTWLPTYLKTERGLSVLGTGGYLAMVIVGSYIGYVTSALLTDAIGRKKNFILFAIGSMAIVLAYTQLPIDNTWMLWLGFPLGFFASGIFAGMGAFLTELFPTRMRGSGQGFCYNAGRSIAALFPLFIGLLSDRLPMGTGIGIFAAGAYGVVILAALSLPETRGRQLES; the protein is encoded by the coding sequence ATGACTGACCACGTGCTTTCAGGTTCGGGCCGCACCGGCCCGTTCAGTTGGTACGGCCCCCTGTCGAAAAATGAAAAGCGTACCTTCTGGAGTTGCAAGATCGGCTATGCCCTGGATGGCATGGACACCCAGATGCTGAGTTTCGTCATTCCTACCCTCATCGCCACCTGGGGCATCTCAAAGGGCGATGCCGGGATGATCGGCACCTGCACGCTGCTGGCCTCGGCGGCGGGTGGCTGGATCGCCGGAATACTGTCCGACCGCATCGGCCGGGTGCGCACCTTGCAACTGACGGTGCTGTGGTTCGCCTTCTTCACCTTCCTCTGCGGACTGGCACAGAACTACGAGCAACTGCTGGTGGCCCGGACCTTGATGGGGTTTGGATTCGGAGGTGAATGGACAGCGGGTGCGGTGCTGATCGGCGAGGTGATTCGCTCCCAGGATCGCGGCAAGGCAGTGGGCATGGTGCAGGCCGGATGGGCGCTGGGGTGGGGGCTTACGGCATTGCTCTATGCCGGGTTATTCAGTTTTCTGCCACCGGAAGAGGCCTGGCGGGCGTTGTTCATGATCGGGTTGGTACCAGCGCTGTTTGTATTGGTGGTTCGCCGACTGGTCAAGGAGTCGGACACCTTCGAGCAGGCCTGCATTGAGCGCAAGGCCAAGCCGGAGAAGGATTCGCGTTGGGCCTTCTTCGAAATCTTCGCGCCTCGGATGCTCAGTACCACCTTGCGCGCTTCGTTGCTGACCACGGGCGCGCTGGGTGGTTATTACGCGATCACCACGTGGTTGCCGACTTACCTGAAAACCGAGCGCGGCCTGAGCGTGCTCGGCACTGGCGGCTATCTGGCGATGGTGATCGTCGGCTCCTACATCGGCTATGTGACCAGTGCATTGCTGACCGATGCCATCGGCCGCAAGAAGAACTTCATCCTGTTTGCCATCGGCTCCATGGCGATCGTTCTGGCCTACACCCAACTGCCCATCGACAACACCTGGATGCTCTGGCTGGGCTTTCCGTTGGGTTTTTTCGCCTCGGGCATTTTTGCCGGTATGGGCGCTTTTCTGACCGAGTTGTTTCCGACCCGCATGCGCGGTTCGGGTCAGGGCTTTTGCTATAACGCCGGGCGCTCCATCGCGGCGCTGTTCCCGTTGTTCATTGGATTGTTGAGCGACAGGCTGCCGATGGGTACGGGGATCGGCATCTTCGCTGCCGGTGCCTACGGCGTGGTGATTCTGGCCGCGTTAAGCCTGCCGGAAACCCGTGGTCGACAACTCGAGTCCTGA
- a CDS encoding OprD family porin: MNFLFSTQRLYIPIGTLLGLSLLGAPAAQADFIADSKGSLEARNFYFNRDFRQEGARDKAEEWAQGFLLRMESGYTAGTLGFGLDALGMAGFKLDSGGGTAGTNLLPPDLSGGSQDRYGELGLTAKVRLSNSTLKLGTLQIKDPVVNANDTRLLPGTFKGALVNVQEVDRLKLTAGQLTQINFVDSTDYQDMTANRIGGKSDKFQFAGADYQFLPNLTAQYRYGKLENIYQQNYLGLVHLLDLGSGQSLKSDVRYARSTEDGNFRALDNQAFGALFTYSLGGHALGFGYQRMSGDDPFPYIGRSDPYLVNFVQIGDFANVDERSWQTRYDYNFAALGVPGLSFMTRYISGDNVQRSAPGEGKEWERDTDIAYVVQDGTLKGLGFKWRNASVRSNFGNDLDENRLIVSYTLALW, encoded by the coding sequence ATGAACTTTTTGTTTTCCACCCAACGGTTATACATCCCGATCGGCACATTGCTCGGCTTGAGCTTGCTCGGCGCACCGGCCGCTCAGGCGGATTTCATTGCTGACAGTAAGGGCAGCCTGGAGGCTCGCAACTTTTACTTCAATCGCGATTTTCGCCAGGAAGGGGCGCGAGACAAAGCCGAGGAATGGGCGCAGGGTTTCCTGTTGCGAATGGAGTCCGGGTATACCGCTGGCACGCTGGGGTTTGGTCTGGATGCACTGGGCATGGCCGGTTTTAAACTGGACTCCGGGGGCGGCACGGCGGGCACCAATCTGTTGCCGCCGGATTTGTCGGGCGGCTCTCAGGATCGCTATGGCGAGTTGGGCCTGACGGCCAAAGTGCGTTTGTCCAACAGCACCCTGAAGCTCGGCACTTTGCAGATCAAGGATCCGGTGGTGAACGCCAACGACACGCGCCTGTTGCCCGGAACGTTCAAGGGGGCACTGGTCAATGTTCAGGAAGTTGACCGATTGAAGCTGACGGCCGGGCAACTCACGCAGATCAACTTCGTCGATTCCACCGACTACCAGGACATGACCGCCAACCGTATCGGCGGGAAAAGCGACAAGTTCCAGTTCGCCGGGGCTGACTATCAGTTCCTGCCGAACCTGACAGCGCAGTACCGCTACGGCAAGCTGGAAAATATTTACCAGCAAAACTACCTGGGTTTGGTGCACCTGCTGGATCTGGGTTCTGGCCAGTCACTCAAGAGCGATGTGCGCTATGCGCGCAGCACCGAAGATGGCAACTTTCGTGCGCTCGATAACCAGGCTTTCGGTGCGTTATTTACCTACAGCCTCGGCGGTCATGCGCTAGGCTTCGGCTACCAGCGCATGAGCGGCGACGATCCGTTTCCGTACATCGGCCGCAGCGATCCGTACCTGGTCAACTTCGTGCAGATCGGGGACTTCGCCAACGTTGACGAACGCTCCTGGCAAACGCGCTATGACTATAACTTCGCTGCATTGGGTGTGCCGGGGTTGAGCTTTATGACCCGCTACATCTCGGGCGATAACGTGCAACGCAGTGCTCCGGGTGAAGGCAAGGAGTGGGAGCGCGACACCGATATCGCTTACGTGGTGCAGGACGGTACCTTGAAAGGCCTGGGCTTCAAATGGCGCAATGCGTCGGTGCGTTCGAACTTTGGCAATGATCTGGATGAGAATCGCTTGATCGTCAGCTATACCCTGGCGCTTTGGTAA
- a CDS encoding LysE family translocator has product MFSNYLGEFLALATIHFLAVVAPGPDFAVTIRQSVRFGRLVGICTALGIGAGISVHVLYTLLGVGALMHTTPWLLTAAKVVGGAYILYLGVSLLRSKPKSAIEGDKDAEASTEQQSLFKAFSTGFLTNATNPKATLFFLAIFTTIISASTPLQIQALYGLWMCFVNALWFVIVALFFSSARVRLLFMRMGHWFERTMGVILILFAGRLILSM; this is encoded by the coding sequence ATGTTTTCGAATTATCTGGGCGAGTTTCTGGCGCTGGCAACCATCCACTTCCTGGCCGTAGTCGCACCTGGACCGGACTTCGCCGTGACCATCCGCCAAAGCGTGCGTTTCGGCCGGTTGGTGGGTATCTGCACGGCTCTGGGCATCGGCGCGGGTATTTCCGTGCATGTGCTTTACACCTTGCTCGGCGTCGGCGCGTTGATGCACACCACGCCCTGGTTGTTGACGGCGGCCAAGGTCGTGGGGGGTGCCTACATCTTGTACCTCGGCGTAAGCCTGTTGCGCAGCAAACCCAAATCGGCGATTGAAGGCGATAAGGATGCAGAAGCGTCAACTGAACAGCAGTCCCTGTTCAAGGCCTTCAGCACAGGCTTTCTGACCAACGCCACCAACCCCAAGGCCACGCTGTTTTTTCTGGCCATTTTCACGACCATCATCAGCGCCTCGACACCGCTGCAGATTCAGGCGCTGTACGGGCTATGGATGTGTTTCGTGAACGCCTTGTGGTTCGTGATCGTGGCGCTGTTCTTTTCCAGCGCGCGGGTGCGATTGCTGTTCATGCGCATGGGGCACTGGTTCGAACGAACCATGGGGGTGATTCTGATCCTGTTCGCCGGTCGGTTGATTCTGTCGATGTAA
- a CDS encoding 2OG-Fe(II) oxygenase: MMLDVNRLDETCIQKLANEEVLAIRVKGLLPQPLAIQIGDKILAPGFEGYINAPSIGRIGMAFYEAENQPLLIEDYFERATGNIAELRSRCAPYSSPVDTLRCMLDESWPAGAHLENLYGRKMYVGLSRVVKPGVCFLAHHDIFAKDAPDSFQAKSLEAQFACNVYLNMPTEGGALQMWDHDITPDQFDEMRGDSYGIDPALLGPPTLEIRPEPGDFIMFNSRRMHSVTPGVDDPRLSLSFFVGYRGNASPLTFWS, from the coding sequence ATGATGCTTGACGTCAATCGTCTCGATGAGACGTGCATACAAAAACTGGCCAACGAAGAAGTCCTCGCCATCCGCGTCAAAGGCTTGTTGCCTCAGCCGCTGGCGATCCAGATCGGCGACAAGATTCTCGCCCCGGGCTTCGAAGGCTACATCAATGCACCGAGCATCGGTCGCATCGGCATGGCGTTTTATGAAGCGGAAAACCAGCCGCTGCTGATCGAGGACTATTTCGAGCGCGCCACCGGCAACATCGCCGAATTGCGCAGCCGTTGCGCGCCCTACTCCTCTCCTGTCGACACCCTGCGCTGCATGCTCGACGAGTCCTGGCCGGCAGGCGCGCACCTGGAAAACCTCTATGGCCGCAAGATGTATGTGGGGCTGTCCCGGGTCGTCAAACCCGGGGTGTGCTTCCTCGCCCATCACGACATTTTCGCCAAGGACGCCCCGGACAGCTTCCAGGCCAAAAGCCTGGAAGCGCAATTCGCCTGCAATGTTTACCTGAACATGCCAACCGAGGGCGGCGCGTTGCAGATGTGGGACCACGACATTACCCCGGACCAGTTCGACGAAATGCGCGGCGACAGTTACGGCATCGATCCGGCCCTGCTCGGCCCTCCGACCCTGGAGATTCGCCCTGAGCCGGGTGATTTCATCATGTTCAACTCACGCCGCATGCACTCGGTGACGCCGGGTGTGGACGATCCGCGATTGAGCCTTTCCTTCTTTGTCGGCTATCGCGGCAATGCTTCACCCCTTACTTTCTGGAGTTGA
- a CDS encoding alanyl-tRNA editing protein, which produces MTLRLFFHSDDLKANVEVLDCTPHENEFAVVLRATLFHPQGGGQPCDTGWIGESQVLRVVQDPDRIIHFVDHPVRLGMTQIRVDQQRRQFNTRMHSAGHLIGHFVQALGWMPTKAHHWPDEGRVQFKPGESAQDVDAQTIQYGIKQWIAHDLPRLTSLREGAREIGFGELPAYGCGGTHVRSLKDLGTVTIASLSQKKGTLSVHYHVD; this is translated from the coding sequence ATGACGCTTCGCCTCTTTTTCCATAGTGATGACCTCAAGGCCAATGTGGAAGTTCTGGATTGCACCCCCCACGAGAACGAGTTCGCCGTGGTGCTGCGCGCCACACTGTTTCACCCCCAAGGCGGAGGGCAACCCTGTGATACCGGCTGGATCGGCGAAAGCCAGGTGCTGCGCGTGGTTCAGGATCCGGACCGGATCATCCATTTCGTCGATCACCCGGTAAGACTCGGCATGACCCAGATTCGGGTCGATCAGCAACGCCGTCAGTTCAATACGCGCATGCATTCGGCGGGGCACCTGATTGGTCACTTCGTCCAGGCCCTGGGCTGGATGCCGACCAAGGCCCATCACTGGCCGGATGAAGGACGTGTGCAGTTCAAGCCGGGCGAAAGTGCGCAGGACGTTGATGCCCAGACGATTCAGTACGGCATCAAGCAATGGATCGCCCATGACCTGCCGCGCCTGACGTCGTTGCGCGAAGGTGCCCGGGAAATCGGTTTCGGTGAATTGCCCGCCTACGGCTGTGGCGGCACCCATGTACGGAGCCTGAAGGATTTGGGCACCGTCACGATTGCTTCCCTTTCGCAGAAAAAGGGAACGCTGTCAGTCCACTACCACGTGGATTGA